The following DNA comes from Acidimicrobiales bacterium.
AAGCGGACGTTGGCCGTCCGGCTGGGAGACCGCCGGACCCGGCTGTTGTACGTAGCACTCCTGGACGGCTCTCTGGTCGTGGGGTCGTTGTGCGCCCTGTCCCGACCTTGGGCTGCCCTGGTATTGATCGCTGGCCTGATGGCCGGGCCATCAGTACGCAGGGTGCTGGCCGGAGCCGAGGGCCCAGACCTAGTGGATGTCCTGGCCCGAACCGGAAAGATCCAGATGGTGGCCGGGGCGTTACTGGCCCTAGGCCTGGCCCTGTCGGCATGACCGACTGGCCTTAGGTCCGGCTAGCGCTCAAGAGTTGAGCGATGCCGCCGCTGCACCGGTCTTTGGCCACCTCAACGAAGCCGGCCGTGGCGATGGTGGCCAGCAGGTCAGCTTCGGGTGGAAGGTAGGCGACCGAACGGGGGAGGTACCGGTACGCGTCTCGGTCCGACAGGAGCCCACCGATGAACGGAACCACCCGACCAAAATAGACGCTGTGGCCAAGACGCAGGAAAGGGCTACGGGGTCGGTCGACCTCCAGTAGGGCGATCCGTCCGCCGGGCCGGAGTACCCGGGCCAACTCAGCCAGGAAGGGCTCCAAAGCGGTCAGATTCCGGAGAGCGAATCCGCAGGTGATCCCGTCCACCGAACGGTCGGCCACCGGGAGTTGGAGAGCATCGGCGTGGACGAGTGGAGCGTTAGTGGTGGCAGCGGCCAGCATCCCCCAGGAGAGATCCATACCGACGACTCGGTGGCCGGCGTTCTCCAGGTCCCGGCACAGGTCTCCGGTCCCGCAGGCCAGATCGAGCACGGTGGAACCGGCCGGCAGGCCCAGTCGGAGCACCGCACGGTGCCGCCACCGGACGTCGAGGCGGAACGTCATGATTCGGTTGACTAAGTCGTAGCGGGGGGCGATGGCGTCAAACATGGACCGCACAGCGGCGGCTTTCTCAGCGCCTTGGAGAAGGGGACGTGAGGGGTCGGGGATCTGGGCGCCGGAGAAGGTCACGGATCCCTCCGGCTCATCGGAACCAGATGCGCTGGTGTTCCCGGCTGGTTGGGTGAAGCAGGAGGATCAGCAAGACCACCGGGAAGAGCAGGATCAGTGCCGTGGTCACCGGGTTGCCCAGGCCGTACCACCGCAGGCGCCAGACCACGGCCAGCGAGGCCGCCATTACGCCCAGACGCCAGCCCCAGCGACGGTCGTTGGCCAGTCCCCAGGCGGCGGGGAACATGGCCGCGCCCACCATGGCCAGAAAGGGGCCTCGTACCAGGTTGAACAGCCC
Coding sequences within:
- a CDS encoding ubiquinone/menaquinone biosynthesis methyltransferase codes for the protein MTFSGAQIPDPSRPLLQGAEKAAAVRSMFDAIAPRYDLVNRIMTFRLDVRWRHRAVLRLGLPAGSTVLDLACGTGDLCRDLENAGHRVVGMDLSWGMLAAATTNAPLVHADALQLPVADRSVDGITCGFALRNLTALEPFLAELARVLRPGGRIALLEVDRPRSPFLRLGHSVYFGRVVPFIGGLLSDRDAYRYLPRSVAYLPPEADLLATIATAGFVEVAKDRCSGGIAQLLSASRT